Genomic segment of Halostella limicola:
GTCTCGCCGCCGCGGTCGAAGCGCTCCCAGTCGTCGGACGACCGGTCGGGAACCGTCACGTTCGCGGGCGTCTCGTCGGGATACCGCTCGGGGTGGATCACCTGCTCGGTGCTCGCCGGGTAGTCCTCGAACGCGTCGTCGACGGCGTCCCACCCGCCGCGGTCGCGCAGGTCGCCGACCAGTTCCGGCCCCTCCGAGTACGGCAGGTACGTGACGAGGAAGAGCCCCCGGTTGTACGACCGGTCGCTCGCCGTGCGGGGGACCTGCTCGATGCAGTCCCACTCCGCCTCGCAGCGCTCCTGGTACCGGTCCATCACGTAGTTCGCGTCGCCCTCGACGACCGACGTGACGGCCTTGCGCCCGTCGAAACTGCTCCGACGCTCCCCGAGGTTGAGCTGCTGGGCCTGGAGCGCGTGGACGAGTTCGTGCACCAGCGTCGCGCGGTCGACCGCCACCGCGTCGGGGTCGTCGGCGACGAGGACGATCTGACCGCCGGCGTAGTACCCGGTGACGGACCCGCCGTACACCTCGCCGAACGCCTCGCCGGCGGTCGTCTCCTCGCCGACGAGAAACGCCGCCTCCCACACCTGGTCGTCCCACTCGCCGTAGCTCCGGCCGAGGCCGCCGCCGGAGCGGAACTCCTCCCGCGAGACCACCTGGACGGACACCGAGTCGGTGAACTCCAGGCCGCGGATGACCTCTATCCGCGCCATCGCGCGCGAAGTGACCGCGCGCAGTTCCGAGCGGTTCGCGCCGTCGCTCGCGTCGACCGCGACGCTGCTGTTGTGCCAGTAGCCGTCCTCCCAGCCGAGGGGGTCCTCGTCGTGGTCCGGCGGGGCCGCCGGGCCGGTCGTTCCGGTCGGGGCGGTACAGCCGGCGATAGCGAGCAAGCAGACGACGGCCAGCGCTCGGAGACGCATCGTGCCTACGGGAGGCCCGCGAGAAAATAAAGGTGGGCTTACGCCCGGCGGCCGATCAGCACCGCGGCGACCAGCGCGACGAGCGCCGCGCCGACGCCGAAGCCGGGCATGTCCTCGGCGGACTCGCCGTCGTCGGTGTCGTTACCGTCTACGTCGGTCGATTCTCCGTCCGTCGTCTCGCCGTCGGACGACTCGCCGCCGTCGCC
This window contains:
- a CDS encoding Hvo_1808 family surface protein; amino-acid sequence: MRLRALAVVCLLAIAGCTAPTGTTGPAAPPDHDEDPLGWEDGYWHNSSVAVDASDGANRSELRAVTSRAMARIEVIRGLEFTDSVSVQVVSREEFRSGGGLGRSYGEWDDQVWEAAFLVGEETTAGEAFGEVYGGSVTGYYAGGQIVLVADDPDAVAVDRATLVHELVHALQAQQLNLGERRSSFDGRKAVTSVVEGDANYVMDRYQERCEAEWDCIEQVPRTASDRSYNRGLFLVTYLPYSEGPELVGDLRDRGGWDAVDDAFEDYPASTEQVIHPERYPDETPANVTVPDRSSDDWERFDRGGETLGEGALYATFWQNGVIPEDHLRSDERRYNYSHPITDGWAGDRVVPYRNGDDRGYVFRTKWDTVEDAREFRAAYLELLDEHGAEAVGENTYRVPEESAFDDAFRVVRDGRTVEVVNAPTVEDVDGVHASRNE